One Archangium violaceum genomic window, ACAACGACCTCCATGGCCCTCCAGGATCTCTCCAAGGCGGAGCCCGCCTCCCGCGGTCTTCACCGGCATCTCTACGTCCAGGTGCTCGCGGCAATCGCCCTGGGTGCGCTGCTCGGCCACTTCTACCCGGAGCTCGGCGCGTCCCTGAAGCCCCTGGGCGACGGCTTCATCAAGCTCGTGAAGATGGTGATCTCCCCCGTCATCTTCCTCACGGTGGTGACGGGCATCGCGGGCTCCACGGACCTGAACAAGGTGGGACGCGTGGCCGCCAAGGCCTTCGCCTACTTCCTCACCTTCTCCTCGCTGGCCCTGGTGGTGGGCATGATCATCGCCAACGTGGTGCGGCCGGGGGAGGGGATGAACATCGAGCCGAGCACCCTCTCCTCGGCGGGCGAGGTGGGCACCTATGCCGCCAAGGCGCATGACCAGTCGCTGGTGAAGTTCCTGCTCAACATCATCCCCACGACGGTGGTGAGCGCCTTCTCCGAGGGGGACATCCTCCAGGTGCTGTTCGTCTCCGTGCTGTTCGGCATCGCCCTGGCCTCGGTGGGGGAGAAGGCCCGGCCGGTGATCGAGCTGCTCCACTCACTGAGCCATGCCTTCTTCCGGCTGGTGGGCATCCTCATGAAGGCCGCGCCCATCGGCGCCTTCGGCGCGTTCGCCTTCACCATTGGCAAGTACGGGATTGGCTCGGTGGTGAACCTGGCGGCGCTCGTGCTCACCTTCTATCTGACCTCGGCCGTCTTCGTGCTCGTGGTGCTGGGGCTGGTGGCCCGCTACAACGGCTTCTCCATCCTGCGGCTCATCCGCTACCTCAAGGCGGAGTTGCTGCTCGTGCTCGGCACCAGCTCGTCCGAGGCCGCCCTGCCCAGCCTGATGGAGAAGATGGAGCGGGCGGGCTGTCCCAAGCAGATCGTCGGCCTGGTGGTGCCCACCGGCTACTCCTTCAACCTCGATGGCACCAACATCTACATGACGCTGGCGGCGCTCTTCATCGCCCAGGCGACCAACACCCATTTGAGCCTCAGCCAGCAGGTGTTGCTGCTGCTGGTGGCCATGGTGAGCTCCAAGGGAGCCGCGGGAGTGACGGGCTCGGGCTTCATCACCCTGGCGGCCACCCTGTCGGTGGTGCCCTCCGTGCCCATCGCCGGCATGGCCCTCATCCTCGGCGTCGATCGCTTCATGTCCGAGTGCCGGGCGTTGACCAACTTCATCGGCAACGCCGTGGCCACCGTCGTGGTGTCGCGGTGGGAAGGCGGGTTGGATCGCAAGATCTTCGACGAGGTGATGCTCGACCCCACCCGTCGTCCCGCGCCCGAATACGCCCCGAGCACGGCCCCGGGCGAGTAGCCACCCGGGCTAGTCGAAGGAGCGCGCCGCTCGCCAGCTCCCCTCCGACGTCTTCGCCTCCACGCCGCTCTCCTCCAATGAGGAGACGTCGTCCCGTTGAAGCGTCAGGTCGTCGCCGTCCCACTTCCACTCGACGATGTACTCACCTTCATCCTCCTTGGGGAAGAGCATGAGGCGGACCGTCCCGTCCTCGTCCAACCGGGGCTCGCTCCAGGACCACTTCGAGTCGTCGTACTCGGAGGA contains:
- a CDS encoding dicarboxylate/amino acid:cation symporter translates to MALQDLSKAEPASRGLHRHLYVQVLAAIALGALLGHFYPELGASLKPLGDGFIKLVKMVISPVIFLTVVTGIAGSTDLNKVGRVAAKAFAYFLTFSSLALVVGMIIANVVRPGEGMNIEPSTLSSAGEVGTYAAKAHDQSLVKFLLNIIPTTVVSAFSEGDILQVLFVSVLFGIALASVGEKARPVIELLHSLSHAFFRLVGILMKAAPIGAFGAFAFTIGKYGIGSVVNLAALVLTFYLTSAVFVLVVLGLVARYNGFSILRLIRYLKAELLLVLGTSSSEAALPSLMEKMERAGCPKQIVGLVVPTGYSFNLDGTNIYMTLAALFIAQATNTHLSLSQQVLLLLVAMVSSKGAAGVTGSGFITLAATLSVVPSVPIAGMALILGVDRFMSECRALTNFIGNAVATVVVSRWEGGLDRKIFDEVMLDPTRRPAPEYAPSTAPGE